One Thiocapsa sp. genomic window, CCATCCCGAGAGGATCGTCTCCTTCAGCGTCGGGGGCGGTCCCGATGGTAGCGACGGAAATGCTTACCGAGATTCTCGATCTGAATCGCTGCAGCCATTAAATTTCCTCGACGAACCGGCGGCTCTGATGCCTGAACAGCAGGAAACAAAGCGGCAACAAGGCCGATATGATCACGACAACCGGCAGAAGCGATGTCCATTGCGGGCTTTGGCCATCGAGCAGAACACTCCTGTAACCCATCAGAATCGGTACCATTGGGTTTAATTCATAGAATGGCCGAAGATCTGCAGGAATACGATCGATGGAATAAAAGATCGGGGTCATATAAAACATGACCTGGAGCAGGACCGCCAGCGCGTTCTGGGTATCGCGAAAGGCGACGTTCACGCCGGCCAGCAGATATGAAATCGTCACCGTGACTAAGAACTGGATCAGCATGAGCACAGGCAACCAAAAGAATGCCGGTCCCGGTAATAGTCCATCCATCAATAAAAAGCCCGCCAACACAGGTAGCGCGAGAACGAAATGGAGCATCCCGGTCATAACAACGGCAGGAGGCAAGACGCTTACGGGGAATCCGGGCTGGCGGATCAGGGGACGATTTCCGATAATGATGCCTGTTGCTTGCAGAGTGGCTTTGCTAAACCACTGCCAAACCAACAAGCCGGTGAAGACATAAGAGGTGTAGTGCGGGATATCCACCTTGAGGATCGTGCGGAAGATAAAGAGGAAAACCAGAAGCTGAAGCAAGGGATTAATCATTGTCCAGAGGACGCCGAGCGCCGAACGCTTATACAGCAGCTTCATCTCTCGATCTACCAAGACCCGCATCAGATCATAGTAGTGGACGATCCTTCGGTCGAGAATGAATAGCATCGGCACGGCTTCCCGTTTGTTTCTATTATTTAGAGACTTCGGTGCGGCATACCATCGGAACATCCGCCATCTCCCGATGCGGAATGATGTACAGAGGCATGAGGATCCGGAGGCCCCATACTACTGCGACCCTCTCGCCGGACTCGGCGGTAGGACTGCCAGAGTGACCAAGGTCCCATCAAGTGGCCTCGGATCTCCAGTAAGATCAGCGAGACCGGATATTGCTCCTTACGGATAATCGACTTAATCAATCGAGGAATCTGCCACTTTGGCATGCTCCAAAGGATCCACTTTAGCGCTCTCCAATCACCATCCTTGATCCAGGTCGTCAAATGGTACGCAATATGGCCCTTGCTGTAGTTGTAGAGCTGTCGCCGCAACGCCGCATCGTCGCGGCGATGCTTGTGCCAGACATAGGCATCAGGGGTGTAAACATGCGTGAAGTCCGCCTTCAAGACTTTGTAGAACAGGTAGGTATCCTCCCCGACGCCCGAAGGCATTCCGGGACCCAGCGTTTCTTCCATTAAACCGATGCGGGAATCACGGAAGATCGATGCACGGAATGCCGCATTCGCTGTTGCGCCGAGTGTCCAGGTCTTCACTGGCTCACGCCACGTTCGTTCGAACCATAAGCCGGATCGCTCGAACGACTGGAACCCTCGCCCGAGACCACCGTAGTTTTCGAAGTTTTGTTGAGATTCCGTCTCAAGCTCCAACGGGAGGACATGACCCGTTACCACCATGACATCTGCGCGGGCAAAAGGCGCGAGAAGTTTCTCCAACCAATCGGCGGGCATGGTCACGTCATCGTCCGTCGCGATCAGGATATCGCCTTTCGCAGCGATAAAGCCGGCGTTCCTTGCATAAGCCAACCCTTGCCGCCGTTCTTCTACAAGTACAACCGCGGGGAATTCGGCAACCACCGGAGGAGTCAGTTTCGAGGCTGGATGATTATCGACGACAACAATCTCCACAGTACGGACTGTCCCTTGTGCGTGTAACGAGGATAAACAGTTGCGCAAATCCTCCGGTCTGTCGTACGTCGCCACGACGATCGATACAGAAACCTCTTCCGGGAGTCGATCGGGTGTCGGTTCGACATCCGCACCGAGATGCGTGGTCAAGGTCGAAATGGCGATCGCCCACCTGACGTCCTCGCCTAATCGTAAATCAGGCGCGATCAATTGGTGCGTCAAGGCATCCGCGAGCCCATCCGCCTGTTGTAATCGCCCGACGAATGGCCCGCAGCTTCGGATATTCACTGAACCTACGGGCCGATTG contains:
- a CDS encoding ABC transporter permease: MLFILDRRIVHYYDLMRVLVDREMKLLYKRSALGVLWTMINPLLQLLVFLFIFRTILKVDIPHYTSYVFTGLLVWQWFSKATLQATGIIIGNRPLIRQPGFPVSVLPPAVVMTGMLHFVLALPVLAGFLLMDGLLPGPAFFWLPVLMLIQFLVTVTISYLLAGVNVAFRDTQNALAVLLQVMFYMTPIFYSIDRIPADLRPFYELNPMVPILMGYRSVLLDGQSPQWTSLLPVVVIISALLPLCFLLFRHQSRRFVEEI